GTTCTCTGTGTTGCATGGTTGTTGGTCTTTTTGCACGCTGACTTGGTTATATTATCTCCTTGTAGGCAACTTTGGCCGACATTCTCCGGAAACTAGGTCTCCTTTTGTTATTCATTTCTGAAAGTTCTTTTGCAGTAGAGAGTTTCTGGTCTATGCATGCACTGACATTTCTGTTCTAATTGTTCTCACCCCAGGAGCTCACTTCAAGATGGACCTCATGGATAGGAAGTCAGAGGTAAAGCACATCATAGAGGAAGTAATCAATAGCATGTCAGATGATGAAGGCGAGGAAGAAAacgatgaagatgatgcagaAAACAATGGCAAGACAGAAAATTCAAAGGAGGATACGGATGGAGGCGAGGAGAAATAGCTGGGCCAACTGGATGTGAGATACTGTTGGACCAGTCTAGTGTATTTGCTAGTAGTGTTTTGGACTGCTGGCTGCGTTGGGCCTGTACAATGGTGGCATGGCAGCAACCAACTGGTGGCTTTGGCCTTGGTAGTGCAAAGATCGTTAGCCATTTGATAGCCCTACATACCTGGTCGTTGTGCTTGACTTGTTTTATTGACCTGTAGTCTAGTTGCCGGTCATATGTACAATAGCTGTTTGGTTATAACTATGTTGCTTTAGGTAGCTATATAGCCCTGACTGTAATATGCAGAATAATTTTGCTGTTTGTTCCTTCCATTTATCCATGTAAACCAGTGTATTATTCTGAGTTCTCTTCTATGCTTGTCTGCATTTCATGTTTGCGTCACCTTGCTACAGATTTCCTCGGCTGAGCATGCCCCTTCAGGTGATTCATTTCACTGATGTTTGCTGCCGTGGTTTGTGTCGGTGTTGCGGTGGTCCTGGACTTACTGCTGCTTATTTACCAGTCGATGGTAGGGTGTTCTGTTCTGTCTACCGTTTGATGTGGGTTATGCACTTGCAGACTTGCCTGATTGAAGATGATGGCAGGTTTGGCTGCCATTTGTAGATCTAGAATGCTTATTATCACATTCTTGGATAGCCTTTCTCAGTACAACAAACATCCGTTTGCTTCTCAGGGTTAATCTTATAATTTCCAAGATTAAGGCTTTGTTTGGCATTGCGTGGATTGTcataatcttttttttctacctGCTTTTCACTACTTTCGTGTTTGACTAACTAACTTTTTCTTACtttcatgtgtattttttcacaacaaattataaaataagttccgCCGAACTCCCTGCATGTTCTCGGGGCTTATTTCGAGAATTCTACTCTTTTCAATTTGCTAGTACAAGCTGTCGTTACAGTCGGCGGTTTGTCcgctttttggaaaaaaaacatagtgGCATATATATGTACAGCAAGTTGCATGCAATTAACACCGTGTATAGTTCAAAGAAGAAACGAAAGACGAGGCGAGCGCCTCCTGACTCCTGACGCGTCGCCGGTCGGTCTCGAATGCACGCGCGCGCTTATTTACACGGACACCGCGCGAACTGCCTCTGAATTTCTTTTCGGATTCATCGCAGGCGGATGTACATTCATATGATCGACGCACGCGCACGCGACCGCCTGTCCTGCCCAGCAATGGCTAAGCTAAGCTGTGTTGTCATCTTGGTGTGTTATAGCCGCTGGAAGAGCTAAGCAGAGATCGATCACTCcactttgaatttttttgaatccATCCATCGCATGCGTGCAGACGAATGTAAGATGCGCGCGCAcgccgaggccgagctcaGCGGTCTTGTCATCTTAGGCCTTTCACAGCGTAGGTGAAACAAACTCAGAAAGTTTGCACCggtgttttgttttgtcattTGGTTACAATGAAATGCACCTACACTTTGTTACCTAGTGGGACCTATATGTTGGCAAAAGTATCAATTGATTTATTCAATCACATACTTTCTCCCCGTCCCTCTTTTCAATGACATGTGGGGCTTTTCAACAACTTTATTTATTTGGATTGGTTCATCTATATGAACCGGTGCATGCAAAAGCTGAGTTTGCACCACCTGCTTTTTCATGCTCCAAATGGTATGCACCGGTGCAAACTCTCAAAAGTGGAGGATGCACCGATACATCGGAGAAGGCCTTATGCCGCTAAAGAGCCGAGAGATAGCAGAGATCGATCCATGATCCATGATATGATCCATCGGCTCCAGACAAATTAAGAGCATGCGTACAACAGCAGCTCCAGTTCCATCCGTGCAAACGCGCTTGCTCTGCGGACATATTTCACGCGCGTGTCTGCCCCACATTTCATTCTAACAAAATTCTGGCACCCACACCAAaatgaccaaaattttggaaatttcagaaaatgtCTCGAATTTCTGTGTTTCAAATTCCACCAAAATTTAGCTAGTAACAACTTTTTATTGAGAAACATTTATTAAATTTTTACTATGATTTGACGAGAAACCTAGCTGTTCTCATATTCTTGCAAAAACTAACAAATACCCCTGAGTACCATTTGACGAGATTTCCTTTCCATCCACAGTAATGCGCCGGCGAGATGGCGCTCGCGCTCACCAACACGACTCCCCCTCTGCATGGAAGTAAAGCTAATGCCAAGCAATCAAGGAGCCTCAATATTCAAAGTGGACCAGGTCACCTTCACCGAGATCAACCCAAAACCAGTCTTCATCTCTCGAGTAGCATGCCCATGATAGTACGATTTGAAGGAACACCAATGTTCAGTTGAACCGGACGACTCTGCGCCTACCTTGAACTTCAAATCCATCCAAGAAAGCTGCGTCACAGCAACCACAAACCTCTTTAACCCACATGACTCGCCAATGCTGCCATCAAAGAGCCGGAGTTCCTCATCCAGCCCACGAATAAAACAACTGAGACACAGATTGAAACTGCTGTGCACTTCTGATACGAGGACTTGTACGGTCGCTTCCACTGCAGCTTGAAGATATGCTGCGGTCAATTCGATTGCGCCGTAATCGCCATGGATGCGTTCTGTCCATGTGCAACCTTCCCGTAAAGGCACGCCGCATATTTCTGATGCACCATCGATCAGTTGCAGAtcatccttttcttcttctccggtcTTGATCCTCATGTCAAATTCGATGGAAGAACCCTACATAAGTAATTGTTTAGCACCTCTTCAAATAAACTAGTAAGAAACATCTAAAGCTAAATGCTTCTCTTGTGAATTTAGcttggggattttttttttacaattgaTGACCAAGATCTTTGGCACGTATCAAACTGAAAGGTTTCAAAGTGCATAGAGAGTGGGAAAACTGCCCCCCGCtatttatttatcttgttttgaATCCAAAATATTTAATCACATACGGGGCTGTCAAAATAAGAAGATAAACAAAATGACTTTCCAGTGACAGGACCATTCATGCAATCATGCTATGAATGTTCCTATGCCTATAAACAAAAGAGTACCAACTTAGTGTGGTGTGCTAATTAGCAACGAAGATTTCAAAACTCTTCTGTTAGATTTTGTTTGGAATACTTGATACTTACTTCATTTCATAATCTGTTAACATAGTTGTCATCGATTAATGGAAGATCACCGGAGCTAAAGTAATCCCAGCAAGAGAAGAGGCTAAGTAATTTTTCTGGAGTATTCTCTTTCCTTCGTTCCCCGTCTGGTATATACAGTTTGACCCCTCCAACAACTCTAATTTACACATGGGCACCACCAACAATAGTCAACAGTAAGTCATCATTTCACAACATAAGACTTGGCACAATAGTGCCTTACATAGTCAAACTCCGGAGTAATATTCTGCAACTTCTGGGCAGATTAATCAGATGAAGAATCTTTAATGATGAAAAGAGACTAAGTGGTTGCACTATGCCATCGAGAGTATGAATGATTCTATCTCATATGTTTTATGCATGTTCTAAGTTTGGCCTAACAATACGAAATAAAAAGTAATTTGAAATCAGGAACTAGTCTACTTACCCCCCTCAAGTATATATAAAATCGGGAATTTGACACCGGAAGCATCCCATACCGTCTAAATCATTCCTGGGGCGTTTTAGTTTAGGAGGTGATTTTACCCACGCGGCAGCCTCCATCTAACTTAATAGTTGCTCCAGGGGGCTATTTAGATGGTATGGAACACTTTAAGGGACAAATACTTTCGGTGTTAGATAGACTCGATCTTTGAAATAATTGCAGATAAGTATGAATATGAACCTGCTCCACGACGATGGGATCATCCCTGCTGACATTTACAACATAATTAAGCAATGCATCCAGAGCATCCCGTGCTGCTATGTAGCCATACAACTCTACTGAGCCACCATCCAAATAAAGTTTGGCTAACTTTACTGAGAAAATCTGCAACATGCCACAAGATGGATGGGTGATGCAAATTCCATCGCTGATGTAGCAATCTGTAGGATCTGATAACATCATTGCGTCCAGCCGAGCTAAAAAAACAGGTTATGCTGTAAATTGGAAGTTAATACGGTAATTGCCATACAAAAAGCAGAAAAGGCGCTGGAGGGATCCCATGACCCTATTCGAATTTTCCTTTTCATCTAAGGGAAAATTATCAACGTTTGTTTTTACTGCCTAAAAAATTCTttctaaaaaagaagaaaaaagagagtaattTTAATCACCTCAGAAAGGAAAAGGTCCACTTTACTCTCCCAAAATATTTTATAACCCCTAACTAATTCTTGCTTCACTTTACCCCAAGAATTACTAAAACAGGTAATTACTAATTCTTGCTTCGCTTTACAAACAGAAATATTCATCACTTACTCTCATTACGGTTCACAATGTCATAGAATTCTTTCCAACCACTATTAGTGGCCTTGTACATCGAACCATCACGGTGCCTGCTTTCCGGAATTATATACATAGATAATTCGTCGTCGACGGGGTAACGAGCATGGGCGGACCTACGTTAGAGGTTGTGGGGGCAGCTGCTCCCACTCAAATTCTTAATCTTCATGTATTTTGTTCATGCTAAACTGAATTGCCCCCACTAATGCTAAACTTTTGCCCCCATTCTTCTAATATTTGTGTCTACTTTCAAATGCTCACATGATTTGCCCCCTCTCAATTAATATTCTGGGTCCGCCCATGGTAACGAGGATGTATCTGTGCATTAAGACCTGCGTCCCTGTTCTTATCGGTGGGCGCATCTTCTTTCTCATCATCGCTGACCACGATTTCCCCCCTGTGACCCATGGCTGCACTCCTTGCGTCTTCCTCGCATCCAGAGGTGGCCACATTGTTTAGATGAACAGAGATGTCCACATTGTTCTTCCCACGTGCATCATTTTTGCCATCTAGTACGACCTCAGCGGTTGTTGCACAACAACCATCTCCATCCCCATAATTGTCATTCATGCCGGCTGCCCTTTGAGCTTTACATTCGGCTTTAAAAGCTTTTCCATTTTCGAATAGAAAGTATCTTCGATCACTGGCAGAGCGTTTGTCGATAAAAGGGAAGCGCAATCGCCCGTCTGGTTTACCAGACTACACGACTTCTTCTCCACTGGTGCTGCTGGCCATGTTCCCAGATCCATGAGGAAACCTACTCCATGACCGAGAACATAAAAAAGGCTAATCTCAGAAACCTTTATTTAATCGGCCCTGCTTCTCTGGGATTAACTAACTAACTAACTAAAAAGATTTTCACCCGCCGTTCGCCTTCAAAAATCAACATGGTTGGTACTAGCCAATAAGAACCCAAAAGTGTTGGAATCCGGATCCAAACTACAAGTAGAAGTGAGATCGTAGCAAGAAAAACATACCGGGAAACATGACGGGCGGGTGGACTGTTGAGAGGCAGCAGCGTGAGTCGGAGAACTCGTCGCGCAAGCGCCGGTGCCCACCGGTGACACGGAGGAGAGGCCACGGAAGAGAGGCGGTGCATTAGGGCAGGTCGATCGCCGGAGAAGACAGAGAATCGAGCGGAGGGTTTTTGCATCGACGGGCCGAAGATGGGCTGACAAGCTGCTGCGGCGCATCGGAAGAACCGGTACGGGCCGAAGATGGGCCGAATTCTCGTTTCCTGGACCGCGTAAAACGAGGAGGAGATCTATGTGCAGGTTTTTCGATCATGCTAgagcttcctttttttttgacagcctCAGGCCAGTGCTTCCTACTCTACtagtgctactccctccgtcccatattaagagcatctccactcgtcCCCTCCTAAAAGACCAAAAAACCCAAAATGGGGACGCCGGAGAAAGAAAACGTTTCCAGCCGCACCTCCTAAAACCAACTTTCGCGCCGGCGCAAAAGTATTTTCATCCGGAGCACCCAGGCCAACCCCAATCCAAAAGGGGGCAattgggggcgccggctaacACAAACAGCTAACAAACATGGGCCACGCGTCCAAAGcatgtctctctccctcctccttttctcAGCTCCTGCCCCGAGGCCTCGCTCCCCTGTCTCCTCTCTCGACTGCTATGACCAGCAGACGCTCAACACCATCTCCTTCTTCAAAGACCTCGGTGTCTTCTCTGGCCTCATCAATGAGGTCACGCCGCCCTGGGTCGTGTTGGCCATCGGTGCCGCCATGAACCTCGTGGGCTACCTCATGGTCTacctcgccgtcgacggcCGCACCTCGCGCCCGTCCGACGCCCGTGTGGCTCGTCTGCCTCTACATCTTCGTCGGGGCCAACTCGTAGTCCTTCGCCAACACGGGCGTGCTCGTCACCTGCGTCAATAACTTCCCGGAGAGCCGCGGAATCGTGCTCAGGATTCGTCGGCCTCAGCCTTCTGCTTCCTTCCATCTTCATCGTGGCGGGCAGGAGACCAACGTCGACTCGTTATTCTGTTTCCTCTAGCTCGTTCGGGACAGCCGCGGCGAGCGCGAACTCGTCTGCGACGGCTGCCGCCCTCGTCCTCGCCCGCTAGGTGTTTGTGAAAATGTCACCgttaatttttatttgtttgggGGCTGTGACTTGGTCCATACTCCCCCCTATACTCAAAAAATCGTCGGCGCCCCACCATACGGGGGACGGGTGGAGTTGCtctaagtgtctcaaatttgtccaagtacggatgtatctatatgtctaaaaagcgtctagatacatgtaatatttcgacacttattACGAGACGGAGGGACTACGTCGTAAAGGGAGGGGATCTTCACGCCGGTTTACACAAACCCGGCAAgaaattcttttgtttttccgaCTGATATGGTTGTAAATTAAGTAGAAGCATGCATGTATCAATCTCGACGCGTGGGGTGAGCGGCCGGGCGGGAGAAGGCGCtaagacatgcatgcatgcatgcacgcgcgCGCTGCACACGGACT
The Brachypodium distachyon strain Bd21 chromosome 2, Brachypodium_distachyon_v3.0, whole genome shotgun sequence genome window above contains:
- the LOC100825594 gene encoding uncharacterized protein LOC100825594, with protein sequence MFPARLDAMMLSDPTDCYISDGICITHPSCGMLQIFSVKLAKLYLDGGSVELYGYIAARDALDALLNYVVNVSRDDPIVVEQGSSIEFDMRIKTGEEEKDDLQLIDGASEICGVPLREGCTWTERIHGDYGAIELTAAYLQAAVEATVQVLVSEVHSSFNLCLSCFIRGLDEELRLFDGSIGESCGLKRFVVAVTQLSWMDLKFKVGAESSGSTEHWCSFKSYYHGHATREMKTGFGLISVKVTWSTLNIEAP